A part of Entelurus aequoreus isolate RoL-2023_Sb linkage group LG10, RoL_Eaeq_v1.1, whole genome shotgun sequence genomic DNA contains:
- the LOC133658285 gene encoding uncharacterized protein K02A2.6-like, which yields MELDTGAAVSIISEKVYNAKFSQLRLRTTNLLLRSYTGQVMTPLGVIKVDVRLNKQRARLPLYVVKGDALSLFGREWLRKVKLDWTMIKTIRATHPIQEDRTMATVLDSHARVFQEGLGTLKGFEVALTLKPVHQPKFFQARAVPYALRPKVEEELERLEQGGVLSPVQFSEWATPIVPILKKNGKVRICGDFKVTLNPALCAEHYPIPRIEDLFASLAGGQRFSKLDLANAYLQVPVQENSRKYLTITTQKGMFCYNRLPFGITSAPSIFQRVMDQVLQGLPNVHCFLDDILVTGENDADHLKNLDAVLGRLGKFGLRVQKEKCEFFKSSLEYLGHVIDKKGLHKSPEKLKAIAEAPAPINVSQLRSFLGLINYYGRFVKNMATMLSPLHELLHTGVAWKWSPECEKAFKAAKDHLQSEQVLTHYDPRLPLRIACDASPYGVGAVLSHVMPGGEERPIAFASRTLSKAEQNYAQIEREALGIIFGVRKFHAYLYGCHFTLLTDHRPLTSILSPSKATPPMAAARLQRWALVLAAHNYTIQYRKAADHGNADGLSRLPLQVAHGEKPDAVDRVTVHHLETLPVDSEDIRKGTKYDPVLSRVVDMVVSGQFVGTVGQNDALAPFYMRRDELTVIQGCLLWGSRVVVPPALRPQLLKELHAGHPGMVKMKAIARSHVWWPGLDAQIEQQARTCSTCQRNQKNPALSPLHTWPWPGSPWQRIHVDFAGPFEGHMFLVVVDAYSKWPEVQVMKTTTTEKTVQALRSMFARNGVPETLVSDNGPQFTAAEFGAFLRANGVKHKRSAPFHPATNGQAERFVQTLKRSLKASRGTFTLQHRVEAFLLSYRNAPHMTTSESPAMLFLRRRLRSRLDLVKPNVSATVELAQEGQRERRDLVAKDRRFAVGEAVLVRDYRRGEEKWMPGLVASQEGPVSYSVDVGAGALWRRHTEQMRAGDRALLVPTGPEQPAVPSELTIGAQPVAPPPSPARGDALGTGTVAPEPGGSPRRRADVGAPGRRYPLRVTRAPDRLNL from the coding sequence ATGGAGTTAGACACAGGTGCGGCAGTGTCGATCATTTCAGAAAAAGTATACAATGCTAAATTTAGCCAGTTACGCCTCCGTACCACCAACCTACTGTTGAGATCGTATACAGGGCAGGTTATGACACCCTTGGGGGTAATAAAAGTAGACGTGCGTCTCAACAAACAACGGGCACGTCTCCCCCTGTATGTGGTTAAGGGTGACGCTCTCTCTCTTTTTGGACGAGAATGGTTGCGAAAAGTAAAGTTAGATTGGACAATGATTAAAACTATTCGAGCTACACATCCCATACAGGAAGACCGCACAATGGCGACAGTACTAGACAGCCATGCCAGGGTGTTCCAAGAAGGTCTAGGTACACTAAAGGGCTTTGAGGTGGCGTTAACCCTCAAGCCGGTGCATCAACCGAAGTTCTTCCAAGCACGGGCGGTGCCGTATGCACTTCGGCCgaaggtggaggaggaattagagCGTTTGGAACAGGGGGGCGTACTGTCTCCAGTACAGTTTAGTGAATGGGCTACTCCAATTGtacccattttaaaaaaaaatgggaaagtACGTATATGCGGAGATTTTAAAGTGACCTTAAATCCCGCGCTTTGTGCTGAACACTACCCCATTCCGAGGATAGAAGATCTTTTCGCATCGCTAGCAGGGGGGCAGCGTTTCAGCAAATTAGATCTGGCGAACGCATATTTACAGGTGCCGGTTCAGGAAAACTCCCGTAAATATCTGACCATTACCACGCAGAAGGGAATGTTTTGCTATAACCGTCTTCCCTTCGGGATCACCTCTGCGCCGTCAATCTTTCAGCGAGTCATGGACCAAGTGTTGCAGGGCCTCCCCAACGTCCATTGTTTCCTGGACGACATTTTGGTGACTGGGGAGAACGATGCAGATCACCTAAAAAACTTAGATGCAGTGTTGGGCCGATTGGGAAAATTCGGTTTGCGAGTACAGAAGGAGAAATGTGAATTCTTCAAGAGTTCATTAGAATATTTGGGGCATGTCATTGATAAAAAAGGGCTACATAAGTCCCCAGAGAAGCTTAAGGCCATAGCGGAGGCCCCAGCCCCCATTAATGTGAGTCAGCTCCGTTCTTTTTTGGGCCTGATAAACTATTATGGGCGTTTTGTTAAAAACATGGCAACCATGCTCAGCCCGTTACATGAGCTGTTGCACACCGGAGTGGCATGGAAGTGGTCACCAGAGTGCGAGAAAGCCTTTAAGGCAGCAAAAGACCATTTGCAATCAGAACAGGTGCTAACGCATTATGACCCCAGGTTGCCCCTGCGGATAGCGTGTGACGCGTCGCCGTATGGGGTGGGCGCGGTACTTTCGCACGTGATGCCCGGTGGTGAGGAGAGACCCATAGCCTTTGCCTCTAGGACACTGAGCAAGGCAGAGCAAAATTATGCTCAGATTGAAAGGGAGGCGCTGGGAATTATTTTTGGGGTACGTAAATTCCACGCCTATTTGTACGGGTGCCATTTTACACTACTCACAGATCACAGACCGCTGACAAGTATATTGAGTCCCAGTAAGGCGACGCCACCTATGGCGGCCGCACGACTGCAGCGGTGGGCGTTAGTGTTAGCGGCACACAACTACACAATCCAATACAGGAAAGCAGCAGATCATGGGAATGCAGATGGTCTCTCACGGTTGCCACTGCAGGTAGCGCATGGGGAAAAGCCAGACGCAGTAGATAGGGTGACAGTACATCACCTTGAGACACTCCCAGTGGACAGTGAAGATATTAGGAAGGGAACTAAATATGACCCAGTGCTCTCTAGGGTAGTAGATATGGTAGTTTCAGGCCAGTTTGTTGGAACAGTTGGGCAGAATGACGCGTTGGCACCCTTCTACATGCGACGAGACGAACTGACGGTGATCCAGGGGTGTTTGCTATGGGGCAGTAGAGTGGTGGTGCCTCCAGCGTTGAGACCGCAGCTTCTGAAGGAACTACATGCCGGGCACCCAGGCATGGTCAAGATGAAGGCCATTGCACGGAGCCATGTCTGGTGGCCGGGGTTAGACGCCCAGATTGAACAGCAGGCCAGGACATGCTCTACGTGTCAACGGAACCAAAAGAACCCGGCGCTCTCCCCACTACACACCTGGCCGTGGCCGGGATCTCCATGGCAACGGATCCATGTGGACTTTGCGGGGCCGTTCGAAGGACACATGTTCTTGGTGGTGGTAGATGCGTACTCTAAGTGGCCGGAAGTACAGGTGATGAAAACGACGACGACGGAGAAGACTGTACAGGCCCTGAGGAGTATGTTTGCCCGCAACGGAGTACCAGAGACACTGGTTAGTGACAATGGGCCACAATTCACAGCGGCAGAGTTCGGGGCATTTCTCCGGGCAAACGGAGTGAAGCACAAAAGGTCAGCGCCGTTTCACCCCGCCACGAACGGTCAAGCAGAGCGTTTTGTGCAGACGCTGAAGCGTTCATTGAAAGCGTCTAGGGGAACATTTACGCTGCAACATCGAGTGGAGGCATTTTTACTCAGCTACAGGAATGCGCCTCACATGACGACGAGTGAGTCTCCGGCTATGCTCTTCCTGCGCCGTCGGCTCCGCTCTCGCTTGGACCTTGTGAAGCCGAACGTGTCGGCTACGGTGGAGCTGGCGCAGGAGGGCCAACGAGAACGCAGAGATCTGGTGGCTAAGGACAGACGGTTTGCAGTGGGGGAGGCCGTGCTGGTGCGTGATTATCGACGGGGGGAGGAGAAGTGGATGCCTGGACTGGTGGCATCACAAGAGGGACCGGTATCCTACTCCGTGGATGTGGGGGCAGGCGCACTCTGGAGACGTCACACAGAGCAGATGAGAGCCGGTGACCGTGCGCTTTTGGTTCCCACTGGTCCAGAGCAACCAGCTGTGCCGAGTGAACTGACAATTGGGGCCCAGCCGGTTGCTCCCCCCCCTTCTCCGGCAAGAGGGGATGCTCTGGGAACCGGGACAGTCGCCCCCGAGCCAGGAGGGTCACCCAGACGGAGAGCGGATGTTGGCGCGCCAGGCCGGAGGTATCCACTCCGGGTTACCAGAGCTCCAGACCGCCTTAATCTCTGA